One genomic segment of Macaca fascicularis isolate 582-1 chromosome 19, T2T-MFA8v1.1 includes these proteins:
- the B3GNT3 gene encoding N-acetyllactosaminide beta-1,3-N-acetylglucosaminyltransferase 3 produces the protein MRCLRHLRPNATLILAIVAFTLLLLFSLQLSPPTRKVQEQPPATPESLAWPTPPTHPARAPCQANTSMANHPDFAKQPKNVQDFLLYKHCRDFPLLQDVPPSKCAQPVFLLLVIKSSPTNYGRRELLRRTWGRERKVRGLQLRLLFLVGTASSPHQARKVNRLLQLEAQTHGDILQWDFHDSFFNLTLKQVLFLQWQETRCANASFVLNGDDDVFAHTDNMVSYLQDHDPGRHLFVGQLIQNVGPIRALWSKYYVPKVVTQNERYPPYCAGGGFLLSRFTAAAVRRAALVLDLFPIDDVFLGMCLELEGLKPTSHSGIRTSGVRAPSQHLSSFDPCFYRDLLLVHRFLPYEMLLMWDALNQPNLTCSKQTRIY, from the exons ATGAGGTGTCTCCGGCACCTGCGGCCCAATGCCACCCTCATTCTGGCCATCGTCGCTTttactctcctcctcctcttcagtcTGCAACTGTCACCACCCACTCGCAAGGTCCAGGAGCAGCCACCGGCAACCCCCGAGTCCCTGGCCTGGCCcactccacccacccacccagcccgGGCCCCGTGCCAGGCCAACACCTCTATGGCCAACCACCCGGACTTCGCCAAGCAGCCGAAGAATGTTCAGGACTTCCTGCTGTACAAACACTGCCGCGACTTTCCCCTGCTCCAGGACGTGCCACCTTCTAAGTGCGCGCAGCCGGTTTTCCTGCTGCTGGTGATCAAGTCCTCCCCCACCAACTATGGGCGCCGCGAGCTGCTGCGGCGCACGTGGGGCCGCGAGCGCAAGGTGCGGGGTTTGCAGCTGCGCCTCCTCTTCCTGGTGGGCACAGCCTCCAGCCCACACCAGGCCCGCAAGGTCAACCGGCTGCTGCAGCTGGAGGCACAGACTCACGGAGACATCCTGCAGTGGGACTTCCACGACTCCTTCTTCAACCTCACGCTCAAGCAG GTGCTGTTCTTACAGTGGCAGGAGACGAGGTGCGCCAACGCCAGCTTCGTGCTCAACGGGGATGATGACGTCTTTGCACACACAGACAACATGGTCTCCTACCTGCAGGACCATGACCCTGGCCGCCACCTCTTCGTGGGGCAACTGATCCAAAACGTGGGCCCCATCCGGGCTTTGTGGAGCAAGTACTATGTGCCGAAGGTGGTGACTCAGAACGAGCGGTACCCACCCTACTGTGCGGGTGGTGGCTTCCTGCTGTCCCGCTTCACTGCCGCTGCCGTGCGCCGTGCCGCTCTTGTCTTGGACCTCTTCCCTATTGATGATGTCTTCCTGGGTATGTGTCTGGAGCTCGAGGGACTGAAGCCTACCTCCCACAGCGGCATCCGCACGTCTGGTGTGCGTGCCCCATCACAACACCTGTCCTCCTTTGACCCCTGCTTCTACCGAGACCTGCTGCTGGTGCACCGCTTCCTGCCTTATGAGATGCTGCTCATGTGGGATGCACTGAACCAGCCCAACCTCACCTGCAGCAAACAGACACGGATTTACTGA